One region of Micromonospora ureilytica genomic DNA includes:
- a CDS encoding OsmC family protein, with amino-acid sequence MTEDSFRSVEIERTSLGNYVVRNVRGGSVSLGAGEDASFTPVELLLAAIGGCTAVDVDHITSRRAEPTEFAVAVTGDKVRDEAGGNRMRNLRVEFTVTFPDGADGDQARAALPRSLQQSHDRLCTVSRTVELGTPVAIVDTAEATRP; translated from the coding sequence ATGACTGAGGACAGTTTCCGCTCGGTGGAGATCGAGCGCACCAGCCTGGGCAACTACGTCGTGCGGAATGTCCGTGGCGGCTCGGTGTCGCTGGGCGCGGGCGAGGACGCCAGTTTCACGCCGGTGGAGCTGTTGCTGGCCGCCATCGGCGGCTGCACCGCGGTGGACGTGGACCACATCACCAGCCGCCGCGCCGAGCCGACCGAGTTCGCCGTCGCCGTGACCGGTGACAAGGTCCGGGACGAGGCCGGCGGAAACCGGATGCGGAACCTGCGGGTCGAGTTCACAGTGACGTTCCCCGACGGCGCGGACGGTGACCAGGCCCGCGCGGCGCTGCCCCGGTCGTTGCAGCAGTCACACGATCGGTTGTGCACCGTCTCCCGTACCGTCGAGCTTGGCACTCCCGTCGCGATCGTCGACACGGCCGAGGCCACCCGGCCCTGA
- a CDS encoding VOC family protein: protein MPLSAHHLRASVAVSDISAAVAFYEGKLGLPALRSGPSATVVDGGRVYGSGGGPALNVFQSVTAGKTPATLATWYVDDIDQIVDELSSSGVEFIRYEQLTHDAKGITARAGGGRIAWFQDPDGNTFAVEADV from the coding sequence ATGCCCTTGAGCGCGCATCACCTGAGAGCGTCGGTCGCCGTGTCGGACATCTCGGCGGCGGTCGCGTTCTACGAAGGCAAACTGGGTCTACCGGCGTTGCGGTCCGGGCCGAGCGCGACAGTCGTCGACGGCGGCCGCGTCTACGGTTCCGGTGGTGGCCCGGCGCTCAACGTGTTCCAGTCGGTCACCGCCGGGAAGACTCCGGCAACACTGGCGACGTGGTATGTCGACGACATCGACCAGATCGTCGACGAACTCTCCTCGTCCGGCGTCGAGTTCATCCGCTACGAGCAGTTGACCCACGACGCCAAGGGAATCACCGCGCGGGCAGGTGGTGGGCGCATCGCCTGGTTCCAGGACCCGGATGGCAACACCTTCGCTGTCGAAGCTGACGTTTGA
- a CDS encoding multicopper oxidase family protein: MTTGSLLVADLVIAVLAVAGWLGAGAASAVRRRPLALALAAGALLATLARAITITALARAGWWFAAEKILIAGPLSLAAVGVAGPRLLRVPVDIRAVAVPLLFAGYATSGALLVTILHGYPASAGAGLLAVAGVVTATVISARALGARPSRTASRVALGVAVGALVTGTGLTVAPGAAPAVPHDHGFPATRIADEPTRRFTLTAGTATVDAGGRDVDAWAFNGQVPGPELTATVGDVLEVTLRNRDIGRGVTLHWHGYDVPNDQDGVPGVTQAAVRPGQEFVYRFRADQAGTYWYHTHSASDVGVRMGLYGVLVVRPGPVTGLDVTVPVHTLAGRQLPAPRVERVEAGVPVRLRLINTDSTTHRYALAGTAFRVAAIDGVDLRGPTPLVDTAVLIPAGGRYDLVFDASATPVALFVDGRAVYSTGPVSTATGAWPVLDPLAYGATAPAPWSRFDKTFTLVLDRGLDLRTFLPRYAHTVNGAADPDIPPQVVRLGDVVRFTIVNRSQIVHPWHLHGHHVLVLARDGKPATGGPLWLDSFDVRPGEVWEVAFRADNPGMWANHCHNLAHADAGMTLHLMYS; this comes from the coding sequence ATGACCACCGGGTCGCTGCTCGTGGCCGATCTCGTGATCGCGGTCCTCGCGGTCGCCGGCTGGCTGGGTGCTGGCGCGGCGTCCGCCGTCCGGCGGCGTCCGCTGGCGCTGGCGCTGGCGGCCGGCGCGCTGCTCGCCACGCTCGCCCGCGCGATCACGATCACCGCGCTCGCCCGCGCCGGCTGGTGGTTCGCCGCCGAAAAGATCTTGATTGCGGGCCCGCTGTCGCTGGCGGCGGTGGGCGTCGCAGGTCCGCGGTTGCTGCGGGTCCCGGTTGACATCCGGGCCGTCGCGGTTCCGCTGCTCTTCGCCGGGTACGCCACGAGCGGCGCCCTGCTCGTGACGATCCTGCACGGCTACCCGGCGTCGGCCGGGGCGGGGCTGCTCGCGGTCGCCGGTGTCGTGACGGCGACGGTGATCTCGGCACGTGCTCTCGGCGCGCGCCCGTCCCGGACGGCGTCCCGGGTGGCCCTCGGGGTGGCGGTCGGCGCGCTGGTGACCGGAACCGGGCTGACCGTCGCCCCGGGCGCCGCTCCCGCCGTACCGCATGATCATGGTTTTCCGGCGACCCGGATCGCCGACGAACCCACCCGGCGGTTCACACTGACCGCCGGCACCGCCACCGTGGACGCGGGTGGCCGGGACGTCGACGCGTGGGCGTTCAACGGGCAGGTACCCGGGCCGGAGCTGACCGCCACCGTCGGCGACGTCCTGGAGGTGACGTTGCGCAACCGGGACATCGGGCGCGGCGTCACGCTGCACTGGCACGGGTACGACGTGCCGAACGATCAGGACGGGGTGCCCGGGGTGACGCAGGCGGCGGTGCGGCCCGGGCAGGAGTTCGTCTACCGGTTCCGCGCCGACCAGGCCGGGACGTACTGGTACCACACGCACTCGGCCTCGGATGTCGGCGTGCGGATGGGTCTCTACGGTGTGCTGGTGGTGCGACCGGGCCCGGTGACCGGCCTCGACGTCACAGTGCCGGTGCACACCCTGGCGGGCCGTCAGTTGCCCGCGCCGAGAGTGGAGCGGGTCGAGGCCGGCGTGCCGGTGCGGCTACGACTGATCAACACCGACAGCACGACGCACCGGTACGCCCTGGCCGGGACCGCGTTCCGGGTGGCCGCGATCGACGGCGTCGACCTGCGGGGCCCGACGCCACTGGTGGACACCGCCGTGCTGATCCCGGCCGGGGGCCGTTACGACCTGGTCTTCGACGCGTCGGCGACCCCGGTGGCGCTGTTCGTCGACGGCCGGGCGGTCTACTCGACCGGCCCGGTGTCGACGGCGACCGGCGCCTGGCCGGTGCTCGATCCGCTCGCTTACGGCGCGACCGCTCCGGCGCCGTGGTCCCGGTTCGACAAGACGTTCACCCTCGTCCTCGACCGCGGCCTCGATCTGCGCACATTCCTGCCGAGGTACGCCCACACCGTCAACGGCGCGGCGGACCCGGACATCCCACCGCAGGTCGTACGCCTGGGCGACGTCGTGCGGTTCACGATCGTCAACCGGTCGCAGATCGTGCACCCGTGGCACCTGCACGGCCACCACGTCCTGGTGCTGGCCCGTGACGGAAAGCCGGCGACCGGGGGCCCGCTGTGGCTGGACTCGTTCGACGTCCGTCCGGGCGAGGTGTGGGAGGTGGCGTTCCGGGCCGACAACCCGGGAATGTGGGCCAACCACTGCCACAATCTGGCGCACGCCGATGCCGGGATGACACTGCATCTCATGTACTCGTGA
- a CDS encoding DUF6220 domain-containing protein has product MRKAFVIVSVLSLVAFALQFVFAAVGGFTRPTGDDAYALHSVNGMAVIPVLTVLTAVFAALAKAPGRLIGLAILPIGLVVLQPLIAMLAEAFTDASGVSTPLGLTIGGLHALNGIIAVHVVVGVHRGARQLAVPVPAGAGRLVTREGEPA; this is encoded by the coding sequence ATGCGCAAGGCATTCGTCATCGTCAGCGTCCTGTCGCTCGTCGCGTTCGCCCTGCAGTTCGTCTTCGCGGCCGTTGGCGGGTTCACGAGACCCACCGGCGACGACGCGTACGCGCTGCACAGCGTCAACGGCATGGCGGTCATCCCGGTCCTCACAGTGCTCACCGCCGTGTTCGCCGCGCTGGCGAAGGCGCCGGGAAGGCTCATCGGGCTGGCGATCCTGCCGATCGGCCTCGTCGTCCTCCAACCGCTCATCGCCATGCTCGCCGAGGCGTTCACGGACGCGTCGGGTGTCAGCACCCCGCTCGGCCTGACCATCGGTGGGTTGCACGCGCTCAACGGAATCATCGCGGTCCACGTCGTGGTCGGCGTCCATCGGGGGGCGCGACAGTTGGCCGTCCCGGTGCCGGCTGGCGCGGGTCGGCTGGTCACCCGGGAAGGGGAGCCGGCATGA
- a CDS encoding carboxymuconolactone decarboxylase family protein, with product MTYRFFTPTPTRAATGRTAAVYQQLRDDFLGPLPTFQALSVVPDVLAATWALMREALLAGDAPRVDRELVAAAVSRTNRCQFCVDAHVLLLHALGAPRLAEAVARGETPPETRHAQLVGWAQASRSPGAADWTSPYRPEITGTLLAFHFINRVVSALLDSDLLPGGLQRSPLVRSVGGRLYAKAAREPKEPGRSLPLLDADATASPPAWAGDSPVGVAYAALRNAATRGGDLLGDVARQTVTATVRWEDGRFPARPADWAVDLVRDVPGRDRIATRIALLAAFAPGAISPGDVALWRLSHPADADLVRLVAFGAITATDHVARALASARL from the coding sequence ATGACATACCGCTTCTTCACCCCCACACCGACGAGGGCGGCCACCGGCCGCACCGCGGCGGTCTACCAACAGTTGCGTGACGACTTTCTCGGGCCGTTGCCGACCTTCCAGGCGCTCTCCGTCGTGCCGGATGTGCTGGCCGCCACCTGGGCGCTGATGCGGGAGGCGCTGCTGGCCGGGGACGCGCCCCGGGTCGACCGCGAACTCGTCGCGGCCGCGGTGTCCCGGACCAACCGCTGTCAGTTCTGCGTCGACGCCCACGTGCTGCTGCTGCACGCGCTGGGCGCGCCGAGGCTGGCCGAGGCCGTCGCCCGGGGCGAGACACCGCCCGAGACGAGGCACGCCCAGCTCGTCGGATGGGCGCAGGCGAGCCGTAGCCCCGGAGCCGCCGACTGGACCAGCCCGTACCGCCCGGAGATCACCGGCACCCTGCTCGCCTTCCACTTCATCAACCGGGTCGTCTCGGCGTTGCTCGACAGCGATCTGCTCCCCGGCGGCCTGCAACGGTCCCCACTGGTGCGCTCGGTCGGGGGCCGGCTCTACGCCAAGGCGGCCCGGGAGCCGAAGGAGCCCGGCCGAAGCCTCCCGCTCCTCGACGCCGACGCGACGGCGTCACCTCCGGCGTGGGCGGGGGACAGCCCGGTGGGCGTCGCCTACGCGGCGTTGCGGAACGCCGCCACCCGGGGTGGGGACCTGCTGGGCGACGTGGCACGCCAGACCGTGACGGCCACTGTGCGCTGGGAGGACGGCCGGTTCCCGGCCCGGCCCGCGGACTGGGCCGTCGACCTGGTCCGGGATGTGCCGGGCCGGGACCGCATCGCAACGCGGATCGCGTTGCTGGCGGCGTTCGCGCCCGGCGCGATCAGCCCGGGCGACGTCGCTCTCTGGCGGCTCTCCCATCCGGCCGACGCCGACCTCGTGCGGTTGGTCGCGTTCGGGGCGATCACGGCCACCGACCATGTCGCCAGGGCTCTCGCCTCGGCGCGCCTCTAG
- a CDS encoding sensor histidine kinase translates to MRRDLPYALGGLALGVLLLGNAVLTPDAATVEVLDVALVLATVVALAVCRRHPVVALGVVTVAMLAVHVRVHPGVSAAFPVLCAVYVSAWQGHRSVAAVASLAFLGGFLAHDISMAPAGRPGQLVAERTALLLGWFVAANVAGLVTRQRQAYLEQVEQRATEAERTREEMALRRAGEERLRIARDLHDSLTHSISVIKVQAGIAVHLARKHGEEPSTTMLAIQEASGAAMRELRTTLDVLRAPTDDDRVGLARVDELAERTRAVGVPVQVTVTGQRGELPDEVDQAGYRVIQEALTNVARHAGPATAHIQVEYAPAGLTVAVTDDGQASPAEPLTPGVGLRGMRERVSALGGTLRTAAHDDHGFTVRATFPLNGPR, encoded by the coding sequence ATGCGCCGTGACCTCCCGTACGCCCTCGGCGGTCTCGCCCTCGGCGTCCTCCTACTCGGCAACGCCGTGCTCACCCCGGACGCCGCCACGGTCGAGGTGCTCGACGTCGCCCTGGTCCTGGCCACGGTGGTGGCCCTGGCGGTGTGCCGGCGCCACCCGGTGGTGGCGCTCGGCGTGGTCACCGTCGCCATGCTGGCCGTTCACGTCCGGGTGCACCCCGGGGTGTCCGCCGCGTTCCCCGTCCTCTGCGCGGTCTACGTCAGCGCCTGGCAGGGACACCGGTCGGTCGCCGCCGTGGCCAGCCTCGCCTTCCTCGGTGGCTTCCTGGCCCACGACATCTCGATGGCGCCGGCCGGCCGACCAGGCCAGCTGGTCGCCGAGCGGACGGCCCTGCTGCTCGGCTGGTTCGTGGCGGCCAACGTCGCCGGGCTCGTCACGCGGCAACGCCAGGCGTACCTGGAGCAGGTCGAACAGCGGGCGACCGAGGCCGAACGCACCCGCGAGGAGATGGCGTTGCGGCGCGCCGGGGAGGAACGCCTGCGCATCGCCCGCGACCTGCACGACTCCCTGACCCACAGCATCTCGGTGATCAAGGTGCAGGCGGGGATCGCCGTGCACCTGGCCCGCAAACACGGCGAGGAGCCGTCGACCACGATGCTGGCGATCCAGGAGGCCAGCGGCGCCGCGATGCGGGAACTCCGCACGACCCTCGACGTCCTCCGCGCACCCACCGACGACGATCGCGTCGGGCTGGCCCGAGTGGACGAGCTGGCCGAGCGGACCCGCGCGGTCGGCGTACCGGTGCAGGTTACCGTCACCGGTCAGCGCGGGGAACTGCCCGACGAGGTCGACCAGGCCGGGTACCGGGTCATCCAGGAGGCCCTCACCAACGTGGCCCGCCACGCCGGCCCCGCGACCGCGCACATCCAGGTGGAGTACGCCCCGGCGGGGCTGACCGTCGCGGTCACCGACGACGGTCAGGCGTCGCCGGCCGAGCCCCTGACCCCGGGCGTGGGCCTACGCGGCATGCGGGAGCGGGTCAGCGCACTGGGCGGCACCCTGCGGACCGCCGCGCACGACGACCACGGGTTCACCGTACGGGCCACCTTCCCGCTGAACGGCCCGCGATGA
- a CDS encoding response regulator, which produces MIRVLIADDQALMRAGFRALLDAEDHLEVVGEANDGTSAVHLARCLRPDVVLMDVQMPGLDGIEATRRIAADPDLAAIRVLILTNYGLDSYVFAALRAGASGFLLKDADPADLLHAVTVVARGDALLAPTVTRTLISEFVAGPPPPVPTAGRDVLTAREQEIVELVARGLTNDEIATRMVISPLTAKTHVNRAMTKLYCRDRAQLVVWAYESGLITPRRR; this is translated from the coding sequence ATGATCCGGGTGCTGATCGCCGACGACCAGGCGCTGATGCGAGCCGGTTTCCGGGCACTGCTCGACGCCGAGGACCACCTGGAGGTCGTCGGCGAGGCGAACGACGGCACCTCGGCCGTCCACCTGGCACGATGTCTGCGCCCGGACGTCGTCCTGATGGACGTGCAGATGCCGGGCCTCGACGGCATCGAGGCCACCCGGCGCATCGCCGCCGACCCCGACCTCGCCGCGATCCGCGTTCTCATCCTCACCAACTACGGGCTCGACTCCTATGTGTTCGCCGCCCTCCGCGCGGGGGCCAGCGGCTTTCTCCTCAAGGACGCCGACCCCGCCGACCTGCTGCACGCCGTCACCGTCGTCGCGCGCGGCGACGCGCTGCTCGCGCCGACGGTCACCCGCACACTGATCAGCGAGTTCGTGGCCGGCCCGCCGCCGCCCGTGCCGACGGCCGGGCGCGACGTGCTGACCGCCCGGGAGCAGGAGATCGTCGAGCTGGTCGCCCGCGGGCTGACCAACGACGAGATCGCCACGCGCATGGTGATCAGTCCGCTGACCGCCAAGACACACGTCAACCGGGCGATGACGAAGCTGTACTGCCGCGACCGGGCCCAACTGGTCGTGTGGGCGTACGAGTCGGGGCTGATCACGCCACGTCGCCGGTGA
- a CDS encoding class I SAM-dependent methyltransferase, producing the protein MPARALSFGMVAEQYERYRPGYPAELVDLVLSYADRPIRTALEIGAGTGKATRLFAGAGVTVTATEPDEAMLAELRKHVPAGVETVRASFEDLRPGAKYDLVYAAAALHWTTPDGRWSRVAALLEPGGVFASFGGPTQLVDPAVADAVCAARVPFLESDEIPSPDGTPPGQAMQWPGTELQRSEWFTDVRQTVIERRLTMSARDYVGHLSTISAYLALPTPKQEQVFSQIEQVLPATVELSADVIVHLARRRPEQ; encoded by the coding sequence ATGCCTGCTCGCGCACTGAGCTTCGGGATGGTGGCGGAGCAATACGAACGGTACCGACCGGGCTACCCCGCCGAGCTTGTCGACCTGGTCCTGAGCTATGCGGATCGGCCGATTCGGACGGCACTGGAGATCGGCGCCGGAACCGGCAAGGCGACCCGGCTGTTCGCGGGAGCGGGCGTCACTGTCACGGCGACCGAGCCGGACGAGGCCATGCTTGCGGAGCTGCGCAAGCACGTACCGGCAGGCGTCGAGACCGTGCGGGCCTCCTTCGAGGACCTGCGGCCCGGCGCGAAATACGACCTGGTCTACGCGGCGGCGGCACTGCACTGGACGACACCGGATGGCCGATGGTCACGGGTGGCCGCGCTGCTGGAACCCGGCGGGGTGTTCGCCTCGTTCGGCGGACCAACCCAGCTGGTTGACCCGGCGGTGGCGGACGCTGTCTGCGCCGCCCGGGTGCCTTTCCTGGAGAGCGACGAGATCCCCTCTCCCGACGGCACGCCCCCGGGGCAGGCCATGCAGTGGCCGGGAACGGAACTCCAGCGCTCCGAATGGTTCACCGATGTGCGGCAGACCGTGATCGAGCGGCGGCTGACGATGAGCGCGCGCGACTACGTCGGACACCTGTCGACGATCTCGGCGTATCTCGCGCTGCCGACCCCGAAGCAGGAGCAGGTCTTCAGCCAGATCGAGCAGGTCCTACCCGCGACGGTCGAGCTTTCCGCCGACGTCATAGTGCATCTCGCCCGTCGGCGCCCCGAGCAGTAG
- a CDS encoding gluconokinase, whose translation MGPERRFILGVDVGTTAVRAGAFALDGSARHVRTRAYPLLQPLPGWQVQDPDVLVAATLAAVSDCVADTAGAEVVALALSSPRYGVIGLDETLSPVTPLLTGRDTRSAEVARDLRVSGQSRELHRLTGTPVHPGSPLCKLLWFARHEPYLCTATRWWIGLKDYLVHRLTGTLVTELSSASGTGLFDVHRRVWSAGILDLVGVSGRQLPPVLPTTGVLRLSSAAGQAVGLPSGTPVVVGAGDGPSSSLGMAAIDSTVAGLTLAATGALRTVVAAPLVDPAETFSCAALTEDAWVVGETVNNGGNVVRWAGSALEPDSRPASDDQLAAPELLALAERIAPGSDGLVMLPYLLADRASEGESGPPGAYLGLRSEHSRGHLVRAAVEGVCLQLGGVRDRLAELTPVSSVRLAGGAFRSPLWRAVMAAVLDCPVRASSVADDVALGAAALGLFAIGLAPDLPGAVAQLDPEGARAEPIAVDSALAAAYRGLRTKLPALLTVAGRLGEILDAGAGLSAPARP comes from the coding sequence ATGGGGCCGGAGCGTCGTTTCATCCTCGGGGTCGACGTGGGCACCACCGCAGTGCGGGCGGGCGCGTTCGCGCTGGACGGCTCCGCCCGACACGTCCGGACGCGGGCGTACCCGCTGCTCCAACCGCTGCCCGGCTGGCAGGTACAGGACCCCGACGTGCTGGTAGCGGCCACCCTGGCAGCGGTGTCCGACTGTGTCGCCGACACCGCCGGGGCGGAGGTCGTCGCCCTCGCGCTTAGCTCCCCGAGGTACGGCGTGATCGGGCTGGACGAGACACTCAGCCCGGTGACGCCGCTGCTGACCGGGCGTGACACGCGGTCCGCGGAGGTGGCCCGTGACCTGCGGGTCTCCGGGCAGAGCCGGGAGCTGCACCGGCTTACCGGCACGCCAGTGCACCCGGGAAGCCCGCTCTGCAAACTCCTGTGGTTCGCCCGCCACGAGCCGTACCTCTGCACCGCGACGCGGTGGTGGATCGGCCTGAAGGACTACCTGGTCCATCGGCTGACCGGAACGTTGGTGACCGAGCTGTCGTCGGCGTCCGGCACCGGCCTGTTCGACGTCCACCGTCGGGTGTGGAGCGCGGGCATACTCGACCTCGTCGGGGTGTCCGGCAGGCAACTACCTCCGGTCCTGCCCACGACAGGCGTTTTGCGGCTCTCCTCGGCGGCCGGGCAGGCCGTCGGCCTGCCGTCCGGCACACCTGTCGTCGTGGGCGCGGGTGACGGTCCGTCGAGCAGCCTGGGCATGGCGGCGATCGACAGCACCGTCGCCGGTCTGACGCTCGCGGCCACCGGGGCCCTGCGGACGGTCGTCGCGGCTCCGCTCGTCGACCCGGCGGAGACCTTCTCCTGCGCTGCACTGACCGAGGACGCGTGGGTTGTCGGCGAGACGGTCAACAACGGCGGCAACGTCGTACGGTGGGCCGGTAGCGCCCTCGAACCCGACAGTCGCCCGGCGTCCGATGACCAGCTCGCCGCGCCCGAACTCCTGGCTCTCGCCGAACGGATCGCCCCGGGAAGCGACGGACTGGTGATGCTGCCCTATCTGCTGGCCGACCGGGCCTCGGAGGGGGAATCGGGCCCGCCGGGCGCGTACCTGGGGTTGCGTAGCGAGCACTCTCGGGGTCACCTGGTACGGGCCGCCGTGGAGGGTGTCTGCCTCCAGCTCGGCGGCGTCCGTGACCGCCTGGCCGAGCTGACACCGGTCAGCAGCGTTCGCCTGGCCGGTGGCGCGTTCCGATCTCCGCTGTGGCGTGCGGTGATGGCCGCGGTCCTGGATTGCCCGGTGCGGGCGTCGAGTGTGGCCGACGATGTCGCCCTCGGCGCGGCCGCGCTCGGGCTCTTCGCCATCGGCCTGGCGCCCGATCTACCCGGGGCCGTCGCCCAGCTCGATCCCGAGGGCGCCCGCGCCGAGCCGATCGCGGTCGACAGTGCCCTCGCCGCGGCGTACCGCGGCCTGCGGACGAAACTGCCCGCGCTTCTCACGGTCGCGGGCCGGCTGGGTGAGATCCTCGACGCCGGCGCCGGCCTCAGTGCTCCGGCTCGTCCTTGA
- a CDS encoding ABC transporter permease encodes MATTTQAPPARPPATSTDRRRRIVARPAAWIVWGVVIFFFLNLLGVVASVLVSSFGQRWFDTWLPDGYTTSWYTRAWDEFALLQVIVVTLEVSVLVVGLSLVIGVPAAYALARRSFPGKRLIFLVFLLPILMPPITYGIPLATVLYKFGLAGHMSGVVLANLVPSVPFVILTMTPFIEQIDPRIESAARMCGAGLRTVFLRVLTPLLVPGILASAILVLVRTVGMFELTFLTAGPDSQTLVVALYYSMSASGIRAQQSVDAMAVIYTSMMLVLLVVALRYVNPTQLVAQVKDEPEH; translated from the coding sequence ATGGCAACGACCACCCAGGCGCCACCGGCGCGGCCCCCCGCCACCAGCACCGACCGGCGGCGGCGCATCGTCGCGCGGCCGGCCGCCTGGATCGTGTGGGGCGTCGTCATCTTCTTCTTCCTCAACCTGCTGGGCGTCGTGGCGTCCGTGCTGGTCAGCTCGTTCGGCCAGCGCTGGTTCGACACCTGGCTCCCGGACGGCTACACCACCAGCTGGTACACCCGCGCCTGGGACGAGTTCGCGCTCCTCCAGGTCATCGTCGTGACGCTGGAGGTCTCCGTACTCGTCGTGGGCCTCTCGCTGGTGATCGGCGTGCCGGCCGCCTACGCCCTCGCGCGGCGCTCCTTCCCGGGCAAACGGCTGATCTTCCTCGTGTTCCTGCTGCCCATCCTGATGCCCCCGATCACGTACGGCATCCCGCTGGCGACAGTCCTCTACAAGTTCGGCCTGGCCGGGCACATGTCCGGGGTGGTGCTCGCCAACCTCGTACCGTCGGTGCCCTTCGTCATCCTGACCATGACCCCGTTCATCGAGCAGATCGACCCGCGGATCGAGAGCGCGGCGCGCATGTGCGGCGCGGGCCTGCGGACGGTGTTCCTCCGGGTCCTCACGCCGCTGCTCGTGCCGGGCATCCTCGCCTCCGCGATCCTCGTGCTGGTCCGGACCGTGGGCATGTTCGAGCTCACCTTCCTGACCGCGGGGCCGGACTCGCAGACCCTGGTGGTGGCGCTCTACTACTCGATGTCCGCGTCCGGGATCAGGGCCCAGCAGTCGGTCGACGCCATGGCGGTCATCTACACCTCGATGATGCTGGTCCTGCTCGTCGTCGCGCTGCGCTACGTCAACCCGACCCAGCTGGTGGCGCAGGTCAAGGACGAGCCGGAGCACTGA
- a CDS encoding ABC transporter permease, whose translation MSGAGRPLTHWRHRLAERGVDRQLWLLVPALVFVIALFLYPFFYGLTLSFQPTKGGPFSDYARFFSDSYERGTIWITLRIALPAALLNVLAAVPIAYRMRGRFRGKRLVTTLLVVPITLGTVLTAQGLLNFLGPTGWFNRILLASNLVDEPVRLTHNYWGVFFSLVITGFPFAFLLVLSYLSGIDPTLERAAATLGADWRRRFTRITLPLLMPGLATTFCLTFVLAFSVFPSAVLVGNPAGETRVISLAAYQAAYEQYDYPYASAIAMIMGFVELVIIAVVLAARSRFYTGSTGGKG comes from the coding sequence GTGAGCGGCGCCGGGAGGCCGCTGACGCACTGGCGCCACCGTCTCGCCGAACGGGGCGTCGATCGTCAGCTCTGGTTGCTGGTCCCGGCCCTGGTCTTCGTCATCGCCCTGTTCCTCTACCCGTTCTTCTACGGGCTGACGCTCTCGTTCCAGCCGACGAAGGGCGGGCCGTTCAGCGACTACGCCCGGTTCTTCTCCGACTCCTACGAGCGGGGCACGATCTGGATCACCCTGCGGATCGCGTTGCCCGCCGCGCTCCTGAACGTCCTCGCCGCGGTGCCGATCGCCTACCGGATGCGCGGCCGGTTCCGGGGCAAGCGGCTGGTCACCACGCTGCTGGTCGTGCCGATCACGCTCGGCACTGTCCTCACCGCACAGGGGTTGCTGAACTTCCTCGGCCCGACCGGCTGGTTCAACCGGATCCTGCTGGCCAGCAACCTCGTCGACGAGCCGGTGCGGCTGACCCACAACTACTGGGGTGTGTTCTTCTCGCTGGTGATCACCGGCTTCCCGTTCGCGTTCCTGCTGGTGCTCTCGTACCTGTCCGGCATCGACCCGACCCTGGAACGGGCGGCCGCGACGCTGGGCGCGGACTGGCGTCGCCGATTCACCCGGATCACCCTGCCGTTGCTGATGCCCGGCCTCGCCACGACCTTCTGCCTGACGTTCGTCCTGGCGTTCAGCGTGTTCCCGTCGGCGGTCCTGGTCGGCAACCCGGCCGGGGAGACCCGGGTCATCTCCCTCGCCGCCTACCAGGCGGCCTACGAGCAGTACGACTACCCGTACGCGTCGGCGATCGCCATGATCATGGGCTTCGTCGAGCTGGTCATCATAGCTGTGGTGCTGGCCGCTCGTAGCCGCTTCTACACCGGCTCCACCGGAGGCAAGGGCTGA